The nucleotide window GAAGATGGAAAACGCGATCCGAATACGGATCTGAGCGAACTCGTTCGCCATGCTGATTACATTGTCAACCGCATCGGGATCGACCATCTGGCGCTGGGTTCCGATTTTGACGGCACCACGATTTCTTCCACGCTTCGCGATGTCGGTGATCTCCAGCTCGTCATAGACGCCTTCCGCAAGCACGGTTATGACGATGCTTCCATCGTCAAACTGGCTCACGG belongs to Sporosarcina luteola and includes:
- a CDS encoding dipeptidase; translated protein: LSHMNEKGFWDIAAISDAPLVASHSNAHALCQQSRNLTDKQLDAIRDTGGLVGLNFGVSFLREDGKRDPNTDLSELVRHADYIVNRIGIDHLALGSDFDGTTISSTLRDVGDLQLVIDAFRKHGYDDASIVKLAHG